In one window of Juglans regia cultivar Chandler chromosome 3, Walnut 2.0, whole genome shotgun sequence DNA:
- the LOC108981472 gene encoding 15.4 kDa class V heat shock protein produces MELPALNPSLQYLYPTHLLFPYHFIPENYVHWTETPESHIFSADLPGVRKEEIKVEVEDSRYLIIRTEAVDESSEPAKSFMRKFRLPGMIDLDGISAGYEDGVLTITVPRFRRNGFYIDPADKPEQLEVVARAA; encoded by the exons atggagCTCCCAGCTCTCAACCCTTCGCTGCAATATCTCTACCCCACTCATCTCCTTTTcccctaccacttcatcccggAAAACTATGTTCACTGGACTGAGACCCCGGAGTCTCACATTTTCTCAGCCGACCTCCCTG GCGTGaggaaagaagaaataaaagtgGAAGTTGAGGACTCAAGGTACCTTATAATCCGAACTGAGGCAGTAGATGAATCCTCAGAGCCTGCTAAGAGCTTCATGAGGAAGTTCCGGCTTCCGGGCATGATCGATCTCGATGGAATCTCTGCTGGGTATGAAGATGGGGTCCTAACAATTACAGTGCCTAGATTTCGAAGGAATGGCTTCTATATCGACCCGGCAGACAAGCCAGAGCAGCTAGAAGTTGTTGCACGAGCTGCTTGA
- the LOC108981476 gene encoding uncharacterized protein LOC108981476, giving the protein MDLHLKNLFDRFQEQFGSGPGLGLGSGTCLMKVEGIAPNFVKSLFKASTALCRTDPWRRLRPGHHFGIKVGKDLDWSGKKQPFPCAQFIGGDGGDIGFIMFRSYNDAKKMTGSRETIRVPNIELLRVTYERESLMFPSNRKMIKSLSLEASGTDRFPVIDVARCTSSGDLRFRNPTLEELRFVYAFMKATSLVHPLLQVDREGGPKWSMLMHFEPFIETVDVQWPPELSKSSDLVAVTVSHPPGQAYEEKATSTASSTPTKYAEPPKEDSFVDVKLYSTAGWRQCDMCDKEVHGEQCLCCGQF; this is encoded by the coding sequence ATGGATCTACATTTGAAGAATCTGTTTGATAGATTCCAGGAGCAATTTGGGTCTGGTCCAGGGCTTGGTCTTGGATCTGGGACATGTCTCATGAAGGTGGAGGGTATTGCTCCTAATTTTGTTAAGTCGTTATTTAAAGCTTCAACAGCTCTATGTAGGACTGATCCCTGGAGAAGGTTGCGGCCAGGACATCATTTTGGTATCAAGGTGGGGAAAGATTTGGATTGGTCCGGAAAGAAACAGCCTTTCCCATGTGCTCAATTCATTGGAGGGGATGGTGGGGATATAGGATTCATCATGTTTCGATCCTATAATGATGCGAAGAAGATGACAGGCTCGAGAGAGACTATCCGGGTTCCGAACATTGAGCTTTTAAGGGTTACGTACGAACGTGAGTCATTGATGTTTCCTtcaaataggaaaatgatcaagTCTTTGTCACTGGAAGCATCAGGGACTGATCGTTTTCCTGTAATTGATGTTGCACGTTGCACATCTTCAGGGGATCTTCGTTTTAGGAACCCGACACTGGAAGAGCTTAGGTTTGTATATGCATTCATGAAAGCCACCTCTCTTGTACACCCATTGCTTCAGGTAGATAGGGAAGGTGGTCCAAAGTGGTCTATGTTAATGCACTTTGAACCATTTATTGAGACAGTTGATGTTCAGTGGCCTCCAGAATTGTCCAAGAGCAGTGACCTTGTTGCAGTTACAGTCTCACACCCACCTGGTCAGGCATACGAAGAAAAGGCTACTTCTACAGCTAGCTCTACCCCTACCAAGTATGCAGAACCACCAAAGGAGGATTCTTTTGTTGATGTTAAATTATACTCAACAGCTGGCTGGAGGCAGTGTGATATGTGCGATAAAGAAGTTCATGGAGAACAGTGTCTCTGTTGTGGGCAGTTTTGA